In the genome of Longimicrobium sp., the window CGGCCGGAGCACACCCCCCGCTCGGGGCTGGCCAGGGCGCTTCCCTGGTACGCCGAAAACGCCGGGGCCGGCGCCGCCGAGCCCGCGCTGGCCTCCTCGCCCTAGGCGAGCGGCCCTTCTTTCGTTCTGATATCCGTCAGGTCGTGCCGTCCATGCAAGCTACGCTGATCAAGGATCCCGCCGGCGAGGAGCAGGCGCCCGCCGCCTCGTTCCCGGCCTCGTACCGAAAGAGCCACCTCGACCTGCTCGAGTCGGAGGCCATTCACGTGATGCGCGAGGTGGCGGCGCAGTTCGAGCGCCCCCACCTGCTCTTTTCCGGCGGCAAGGACTCCATAGTCATGGTGCACCTGGCCCGTAAGGCCTTCTGGCCCGCGCCCTTTCCCTTTCCGCTGCTGCACATCGACACGGGGCACAACTTCCCCGAGACCATCGAGTTCCGCGACTGGCTGGCCGCCGAGACCGGGGCCGGGCTGGTGGTGCGCTACGTCCAGGACTCCATCGACCAGGGCCGCGCCGTGGAGGAAACGGGGCCCGGGGCCAGCCGCAACGCCCTGCAGACGGTCACCCTTCTCGACGCCCTCCGCGAGCTCAAGGTAGATGCGGCCTTCGGCGGGGGACGCCGCGACGAGGAAAAGGCGCGCGCCAAGGAGCGCTTCTTCAGCCACCGCGACGCCTTCGGGCAGTGGGACCCGCGCAACCAGCGCCCCGAATTGTGGAGCCTGTACAACGGCCGCAAGGCGCCGGGCGAGAACTTCCGCGTCTTTCCGCTTTCCAACTGGACGGAGATGGACGTGTGGCAGTACATCGCCCGCGAACGCATCGCCGTGCCCTCGCTGTACTTTTCGCACCGGCGCGAGGTGGTCATGCGCGACGGCCAGTGGCTGGCGCGCTCGCCCTGGGTGACGGTCGAGGCCGGCGAAACCGCGGAGGAGCGGACGGTACGGTTCCGCACCGTCGGCGACGCCACCTGCACGGGCGCGGTGGAATCGGCGGCGGCGTCGGTGGAGGAGATCATCGTGGAGATCGCCGCGGCCCGCGTGACGGAGCGGGGCGGGCGCGCCGACGACCGGCGCTCCGAGGCGGCCATGGAAGACCGCAAGCGGCAGGGGTACTTCTGATGCAGGTGCTGAACGAGGCCGCGACGGAGGGCGCCGCCGGCGCGTGGGAGCAGGCCGCCCGGCAGTACCGGGAGATGGACCTGCTGCGGCTCACCACCGCGGGAAGCGTGGACGACGGCAAGAGCACGCTGATCGGCCGCCTGCTGTACGACACCAAGTCCATCTTCGAGGACCAGCTCGAGGCCATCGAGGGCGCCAGCCGCCGCCGGGGCGAGCTGCACCTGAACCTGGCC includes:
- the cysD gene encoding sulfate adenylyltransferase subunit CysD, whose translation is MQATLIKDPAGEEQAPAASFPASYRKSHLDLLESEAIHVMREVAAQFERPHLLFSGGKDSIVMVHLARKAFWPAPFPFPLLHIDTGHNFPETIEFRDWLAAETGAGLVVRYVQDSIDQGRAVEETGPGASRNALQTVTLLDALRELKVDAAFGGGRRDEEKARAKERFFSHRDAFGQWDPRNQRPELWSLYNGRKAPGENFRVFPLSNWTEMDVWQYIARERIAVPSLYFSHRREVVMRDGQWLARSPWVTVEAGETAEERTVRFRTVGDATCTGAVESAAASVEEIIVEIAAARVTERGGRADDRRSEAAMEDRKRQGYF